Proteins found in one Synechococcus sp. LA31 genomic segment:
- the hisF gene encoding imidazole glycerol phosphate synthase subunit HisF translates to MVAKRIIPCLDVADGRVVKGVNFVGLRDAGDPVELACRYSASGADELVFLDIAASHQGRATLVDLVQRTAEAVTIPFTVGGGISTVDGITELLRAGADKVSLNSSAVRDPELVARGAERFGCQCIVVAIDARRREGGWDVYVKGGRENTGLDAVVWARRVVELGAGEILLTSMDGDGTQAGYELELTRAVADAVEVPVIASGGAGCIDHIAQALDAGPQGGHASAALLASLLHDGVLTVEEIKTDLLGRGLTIRPLERPAFAMS, encoded by the coding sequence ATGGTCGCCAAACGGATCATTCCCTGCCTTGACGTGGCCGATGGCCGGGTGGTGAAGGGTGTGAACTTCGTGGGGTTACGCGATGCCGGCGATCCGGTGGAGCTGGCTTGCCGCTACAGCGCTTCCGGCGCTGATGAATTGGTGTTTCTCGATATCGCGGCCTCTCACCAGGGCCGCGCCACGCTGGTGGATCTGGTGCAGCGCACCGCAGAAGCGGTGACCATTCCCTTCACAGTGGGTGGCGGGATCAGCACCGTGGACGGCATCACCGAGCTGCTCCGCGCCGGTGCCGACAAGGTGAGCCTGAATTCGTCAGCGGTTCGTGATCCCGAGCTCGTAGCCCGCGGGGCCGAACGCTTCGGGTGCCAATGCATCGTGGTGGCCATCGATGCCCGCCGCCGTGAGGGGGGCTGGGACGTATACGTGAAGGGAGGCCGCGAAAACACGGGCCTCGATGCCGTGGTGTGGGCGCGGCGGGTGGTGGAGCTGGGGGCTGGGGAGATCCTCCTCACCTCCATGGACGGCGATGGCACCCAGGCTGGTTACGAGCTGGAGCTCACCCGAGCGGTGGCCGATGCGGTGGAGGTGCCGGTGATCGCTAGCGGTGGCGCTGGCTGTATTGATCACATCGCCCAGGCCCTGGATGCGGGGCCCCAGGGCGGCCATGCATCGGCTGCCCTGCTGGCCTCGCTTCTGCACGACGGTGTGCTCACGGTGGAGGAGATCAAAACCGACCTACTCGGCCGGGGCCTCACGATCCGTCCGTTGGAACGCCCTGCTTTTGCGATGAGCTGA
- the ubiE gene encoding bifunctional demethylmenaquinone methyltransferase/2-methoxy-6-polyprenyl-1,4-benzoquinol methylase UbiE codes for MPASIQPGDPEQVRDLFDRIAPAYDNLNDLLSLGLHRLWKRQAVAWLQPKPGDRLLDLCCGTGDLALVLAEKVRPGGLVLGIDAAAAPLELARRRARAQPWLPLEFRQGDAAATGLADGWADGAVMAYGLRNLPDPAVGLQELRRVLRAGARAAVLDFNRPADASGGTAVFQRFYLRRLVVPLAQRAGLEDQYAYLERSLERFPTGSVQEELALAAGFRQARHRLLAGGQMGLLHLLA; via the coding sequence ATGCCAGCTTCGATTCAACCCGGCGATCCTGAGCAGGTTCGCGATCTGTTTGATCGCATCGCTCCCGCCTACGACAACCTCAACGATCTGCTCAGCCTCGGGCTGCATCGCCTCTGGAAGCGCCAGGCGGTGGCCTGGCTGCAGCCAAAGCCTGGCGACCGCCTGCTTGATCTCTGTTGTGGCACGGGGGATCTGGCTCTGGTGCTGGCTGAGAAAGTGCGCCCTGGCGGTCTTGTGCTGGGGATCGATGCGGCGGCGGCGCCATTGGAGCTAGCCAGGCGGAGAGCCCGTGCTCAACCCTGGTTGCCCCTGGAGTTTCGCCAGGGTGATGCAGCAGCCACCGGCTTGGCGGATGGCTGGGCCGATGGGGCTGTGATGGCCTACGGCCTGCGCAACCTGCCTGATCCCGCGGTAGGGCTTCAGGAGTTGCGCCGGGTTCTGCGTGCTGGCGCTCGCGCAGCCGTGCTCGATTTCAACAGGCCAGCTGATGCCAGCGGCGGCACGGCTGTGTTCCAGCGTTTCTATTTGCGGCGCCTCGTGGTGCCTCTGGCTCAACGCGCTGGCTTGGAAGACCAATACGCCTATCTAGAGCGCAGTCTCGAGCGCTTCCCCACGGGGTCAGTGCAAGAGGAGTTGGCGCTGGCGGCCGGCTTCCGCCAGGCCCGTCATCGCTTGCTGGCCGGGGGCCAGATGGGATTGCTGCACCTGTTGGCCTGA
- a CDS encoding glycosyltransferase has product MALLPGPAALVHEWFTPRSVGGAELVVQQLDALLERPQLAALVDGESSRSASWLADRSILTSFVQRLPWGVSHVQQYLPLLPLAIEQLDLSGYPLVLSSSHLVAKGVLTSPDQCHLSYVHTPVRYAWDQMHAYLRQSALARRGLSPLIRWQLHRLRQWDVLSAQRPDALIANSRFTAARIRRYWGRSATVVHPPVAVERFRWDQPRDDVYLCLCRLVPYKRVDLVVQAFNATGLPLVVIGDGPERQRLAAMAGPNVQLLGRLPQQEVNSWLARCRAYVYAGLEDFGIAPVEAMASGAPVIGLGQGGLLDSVRCISTGCAQPTGLLFADQTPAALVAALERFEQQRLWTQLPAESLRQWAERFSPQRFRQRMGAVIDQAWNRHQRLQAERGCALSVPLG; this is encoded by the coding sequence ATGGCATTGCTCCCCGGCCCGGCAGCCCTCGTGCACGAGTGGTTCACCCCCCGTTCGGTGGGGGGAGCAGAACTGGTGGTGCAGCAGCTCGACGCCCTGCTGGAGCGCCCCCAGCTGGCCGCCCTGGTGGATGGCGAAAGCAGCCGCTCAGCCAGCTGGCTGGCGGATCGCTCGATCCTCACCTCCTTCGTGCAGCGTCTTCCCTGGGGCGTGAGCCATGTGCAGCAATACCTGCCGCTGCTGCCGCTGGCGATTGAGCAGCTCGATCTCTCCGGCTATCCACTGGTGTTGAGCAGCAGCCACCTGGTGGCCAAGGGTGTGCTCACCAGCCCTGATCAGTGCCATCTCAGTTATGTGCACACCCCTGTGCGCTACGCCTGGGATCAGATGCACGCTTACCTTCGCCAGTCGGCTCTGGCGCGGCGTGGCCTCTCTCCCTTGATCCGATGGCAGCTGCATCGCCTGCGCCAGTGGGATGTGCTCAGCGCTCAACGGCCCGATGCGTTGATTGCTAATTCCCGTTTCACCGCGGCCCGCATCCGCCGCTACTGGGGCCGGAGCGCCACCGTGGTGCACCCGCCGGTGGCCGTTGAACGCTTCCGCTGGGATCAACCCCGCGACGACGTGTATCTCTGCCTGTGCCGGCTGGTGCCCTACAAGCGTGTGGATTTGGTGGTGCAGGCCTTCAACGCCACAGGCCTGCCGCTGGTGGTGATCGGCGATGGGCCGGAGCGTCAGCGGCTGGCAGCTATGGCGGGACCCAACGTGCAGTTGTTGGGTCGCCTGCCACAGCAGGAGGTGAACAGCTGGTTGGCGCGTTGCCGCGCCTATGTCTATGCCGGGCTGGAGGATTTCGGCATCGCACCGGTGGAGGCGATGGCTTCTGGGGCGCCGGTGATCGGCCTGGGGCAGGGCGGCCTGCTCGACAGTGTGCGTTGCATCAGCACCGGTTGCGCTCAGCCCACCGGCTTGTTGTTTGCCGACCAAACGCCAGCAGCGTTGGTGGCGGCCCTAGAGCGATTCGAACAGCAGCGGCTGTGGACCCAGCTCCCTGCTGAGTCGTTGCGGCAGTGGGCAGAGCGATTTAGCCCCCAGCGCTTCCGCCAGCGCATGGGTGCCGTGATTGATCAGGCCTGGAACCGCCACCAACGGCTGCAAGCCGAACGAGGCTGCGCGTTGTCTGTGCCTCTGGGGTGA
- a CDS encoding ATP-dependent Clp protease proteolytic subunit, whose product MPIGTPSVPYRLPGSQYERWVDIYTRLGVERILFLGSEVNDAIANSLVAQMLYLDSEDNSKPIYLYINSPGGSVTAGLAIYDTIQYVKSDVVTICVGLAASMGAFLLGAGTKGKRLALPHSRIMIHQPLGGTSQRQASDIEIEAREILRIKDMLNGSMAEMTGQPLQKIEKDTDRDYFMSAAEAVEYGLIDRVIAHPSEA is encoded by the coding sequence ATGCCCATCGGCACCCCCAGCGTTCCTTACCGCCTCCCCGGCAGCCAGTACGAGCGCTGGGTTGACATCTACACGCGCCTCGGCGTGGAGCGGATCCTGTTTCTGGGTTCTGAGGTGAATGACGCCATCGCCAACAGCCTGGTGGCTCAGATGCTTTACCTCGACTCAGAAGACAATTCCAAGCCGATTTACCTCTACATCAACTCTCCCGGTGGCTCGGTGACCGCCGGCCTGGCGATCTACGACACGATCCAATACGTGAAATCGGATGTGGTCACCATCTGCGTGGGCCTGGCAGCCTCCATGGGCGCCTTCTTGCTGGGCGCGGGCACCAAAGGCAAACGCTTGGCCCTGCCCCACAGCCGGATCATGATCCACCAGCCCCTGGGCGGCACAAGCCAACGCCAGGCCAGCGATATTGAGATCGAGGCCCGCGAAATCCTGCGCATCAAAGACATGCTCAACGGCAGCATGGCTGAGATGACCGGCCAGCCGCTGCAGAAGATCGAGAAGGACACCGACCGCGATTACTTCATGAGTGCCGCCGAGGCCGTGGAGTACGGCCTGATCGATCGGGTGATCGCTCACCCAAGCGAGGCCTGA
- the cbiB gene encoding adenosylcobinamide-phosphate synthase CbiB → MTLPFSGVGSFTGIHPFLLVIAAASLDRLVGDPRWCLHPVVVMGWWINRLRRLAERLAGERPWALRLAGAVITVLLVGSSGAAGWLLEQWALGKVLPDTRPIALTLLLLALASALAGRSLEQAVRAVLRALPSPESAQNEALSASRTALSWIVGRDTRELSSPEIVRAAAETASENAVDGLFAPLFWMLLGALIWAVGYQAAPGPLALAWGFKAASTLDSMLGYRQGLLRWLGTAGARLDDLLVWLPCRLVALTLPLAAGLGPQRSWALLQSARRDGAPDPSPNAGLSQAIYAHVLQIQLGGTNRYGDQCKRKPLLAAGCPPPTATTVQAMLRLSQRLELLWLVAGLGLGWVVATVAAAQ, encoded by the coding sequence ATGACGCTGCCATTCTCTGGGGTGGGTTCCTTCACAGGGATCCACCCCTTTCTGCTGGTGATCGCCGCTGCCAGCCTTGACAGGCTGGTGGGAGATCCGCGCTGGTGCCTGCACCCGGTGGTGGTGATGGGCTGGTGGATCAACCGGCTGCGGCGGCTGGCTGAACGGCTGGCGGGGGAACGCCCCTGGGCCCTTCGCCTTGCAGGTGCTGTGATCACAGTGCTGTTGGTGGGCAGCAGTGGAGCAGCTGGCTGGCTGCTGGAGCAATGGGCCCTAGGCAAGGTGCTGCCTGATACGAGGCCCATCGCCCTCACGCTGCTGCTGCTGGCCCTGGCCAGCGCCCTGGCCGGCCGCAGCCTGGAGCAGGCGGTGCGCGCTGTGCTGCGAGCTCTACCCAGCCCTGAATCTGCGCAGAACGAAGCTCTCAGCGCGTCGCGCACAGCCTTGAGCTGGATCGTGGGGCGCGACACACGCGAGTTGAGCTCCCCAGAGATTGTGAGAGCGGCGGCGGAAACGGCCAGCGAAAACGCCGTGGATGGCCTCTTCGCGCCGCTGTTCTGGATGCTGCTGGGGGCGTTGATCTGGGCGGTGGGGTATCAGGCCGCCCCAGGCCCCCTAGCCCTGGCCTGGGGGTTCAAGGCCGCCAGCACCCTCGATTCGATGCTCGGCTACCGCCAGGGGCTGCTGCGTTGGCTGGGTACCGCCGGCGCAAGACTCGACGACCTGCTGGTGTGGCTGCCGTGTCGTCTGGTGGCACTCACCCTGCCGCTGGCAGCAGGACTCGGCCCACAACGCAGCTGGGCTTTGCTGCAATCGGCCCGGCGGGATGGAGCACCCGACCCCTCGCCCAATGCAGGGCTATCCCAGGCCATCTACGCCCACGTGTTGCAGATCCAGCTCGGGGGCACCAATCGCTACGGCGATCAATGCAAGCGCAAACCCCTGCTGGCAGCTGGCTGTCCGCCTCCCACAGCCACCACGGTGCAGGCCATGCTTCGGCTCAGCCAACGCCTGGAGCTGTTGTGGCTGGTGGCGGGATTGGGCCTGGGCTGGGTGGTGGCAACCGTCGCAGCTGCTCAGTAG
- a CDS encoding ComEC/Rec2 family competence protein: MAAVALAGLLLAVSIGVLPLGWPEQLVLLALLLLSAAVLLRRRRWLLLACLLLPLLCGWGLLGQPHPGSADPVHRIPAAAIQQPVALSARLLEDPRLDASPQRCRALAAVPGGRSELQFSPCPQLRQGWQLQIEGVLRRLPPAPHPLLSGPAERLRRHGAWSVLQVQRWQLQRQPATPVADLRRHMAEALRRSGGEQAGGVLAALVLGSAVSPVPAELREAFRAAGLSHALAASGFHLSVLLGAVLVLARPLAAPLRWGLAAAALGSFLLLAGPQPSVVRAVLMGAVAFALQEGGRRSRPVAVLLLCLLVMLLLRPAWLLDVGFQLSAAATAGLILSARPLEQQLRRRWPGWVAAAIAVPVAASLWTIPLQLLHFGSLPLYAVPANLVVTPLLTPLTLGAMAMALGAVLCPPLQVLLGWLLVPLAQLLVWLVRQLAALPMAQCQLGRISPLLALGLALALLPWLLPQGRRWRLWGVGLLAVVAGVQLQLLRADQLLLVHDGGRQWLVARHAGRAALISRRADGLSCSRASQLAQGLGIQRYDWALLLDPLPPEQPRCWAALTPTLLAGQNGSPALAQGQRLLSPGLAVEALADDSQALLLAAGRLRWGLLPDRQAWWSWRDQGDARRQRLDGLWLGFSPKPTERRALPPLAADRLWWPVAGSASGWRQA; this comes from the coding sequence ATGGCTGCTGTTGCTCTGGCGGGGCTGTTGCTGGCGGTAAGCATCGGTGTGCTGCCCCTGGGCTGGCCGGAGCAGCTCGTGCTGTTGGCGTTATTGCTGCTCAGCGCGGCGGTGCTGTTGCGGCGGCGGCGATGGCTGCTCTTGGCCTGTCTGCTGTTGCCGCTGTTGTGCGGCTGGGGGCTGCTCGGTCAGCCCCATCCCGGCTCGGCCGATCCGGTGCATCGGATTCCTGCTGCAGCCATCCAGCAGCCGGTCGCGCTCAGCGCGCGCCTGTTGGAGGATCCTCGGCTCGATGCCTCCCCTCAGCGCTGCCGAGCCCTGGCCGCAGTTCCGGGTGGCCGCAGCGAGCTGCAGTTCAGCCCCTGTCCACAGCTGCGCCAGGGTTGGCAGCTCCAGATCGAGGGCGTGTTGCGCCGGTTGCCACCAGCGCCGCATCCTCTGCTCTCGGGCCCCGCGGAACGACTGCGCCGCCACGGCGCCTGGAGTGTGTTGCAGGTGCAGCGCTGGCAGTTGCAGCGCCAACCCGCTACCCCCGTGGCGGATCTGCGGCGCCATATGGCTGAAGCCCTGCGCCGCAGCGGCGGCGAGCAGGCGGGTGGGGTGCTCGCCGCTCTGGTGCTCGGTAGTGCGGTGAGTCCTGTGCCGGCGGAGCTGCGGGAGGCCTTTCGCGCTGCTGGCCTCTCGCATGCCCTGGCCGCCAGTGGTTTTCACTTGAGCGTGTTGCTAGGAGCGGTGCTGGTGCTGGCCCGGCCGCTCGCGGCGCCCCTGCGCTGGGGGTTGGCAGCGGCGGCACTCGGCAGCTTTCTGCTGCTGGCTGGACCCCAACCCTCGGTGGTGAGGGCCGTGCTGATGGGGGCCGTGGCTTTTGCCCTGCAGGAGGGGGGCCGGCGTAGCCGCCCCGTGGCGGTGTTGCTGCTCTGCCTGCTGGTGATGCTCTTGCTGCGGCCCGCCTGGCTGCTGGATGTGGGCTTTCAGCTCAGCGCTGCGGCCACGGCTGGGTTGATCCTGAGTGCCCGCCCCCTGGAGCAGCAGTTGCGTCGCCGCTGGCCAGGCTGGGTTGCGGCCGCCATCGCGGTGCCCGTAGCGGCCTCGCTCTGGACGATCCCGCTGCAGCTTTTGCACTTCGGATCGCTGCCGCTCTATGCGGTGCCCGCCAATTTGGTTGTGACGCCCCTGCTCACTCCGCTCACCCTCGGGGCGATGGCGATGGCCCTAGGGGCAGTGCTCTGCCCGCCACTGCAGGTGCTGCTGGGCTGGCTGCTGGTGCCCCTGGCGCAGCTGTTGGTGTGGCTGGTGCGCCAGCTGGCGGCCTTGCCCATGGCGCAGTGCCAGCTGGGGCGGATCTCACCGCTGCTGGCTTTGGGGCTGGCCTTGGCCTTGTTGCCCTGGTTGCTGCCGCAGGGGCGGCGTTGGCGGCTCTGGGGTGTGGGGCTGCTTGCTGTGGTGGCTGGCGTGCAGTTGCAGCTGCTGCGGGCGGATCAACTGTTGCTGGTGCACGACGGTGGCCGCCAGTGGTTGGTGGCCCGCCATGCCGGCCGCGCGGCGTTGATCAGTCGCCGCGCGGATGGTCTGAGCTGCAGCCGTGCCTCCCAGCTGGCCCAGGGCCTCGGGATTCAGCGCTACGACTGGGCCTTACTGCTGGATCCCCTACCGCCGGAGCAGCCCCGTTGCTGGGCCGCGCTCACCCCCACCCTGCTGGCTGGGCAGAACGGCAGCCCCGCCCTGGCCCAGGGGCAACGTCTGCTCAGCCCAGGGTTGGCGGTTGAAGCGCTGGCTGATGACAGCCAGGCTCTGCTACTTGCCGCAGGGCGGCTGCGCTGGGGACTGTTGCCGGATCGTCAGGCCTGGTGGAGCTGGCGTGATCAAGGCGACGCTCGCAGGCAGCGCTTGGATGGCTTGTGGCTGGGGTTCAGTCCAAAACCCACCGAGCGCCGCGCTTTGCCGCCGCTGGCCGCGGATCGACTCTGGTGGCCGGTTGCCGGTTCCGCCAGCGGTTGGCGGCAGGCGTGA
- the glyQ gene encoding glycine--tRNA ligase subunit alpha, whose translation MHFQEIISTLNCFWAERGCLILQPYDTEKGAGTMSPHTVLRAIGPEPWAVAYPEPCRRPTDGRYGDNPNRAQHYFQYQVLIKPSPDGIQETYLASLEALGIKAAEHDIRFVEDNWESPTLGAWGVGWEVWLDGMEVTQFTYFQQCGGIDCRPVSIEITYGLERLATYLQDVESIWDLSWDGNRSYGDIWLPFEKGQCTYNFEASNPERLKQLFAIYEAEAADLVAKQLPAPALDFVLKCSHTFNLLEARGVISVTERTATIGRIRNLARQVAEAWLAEREALGFPLLKQQPAAVEA comes from the coding sequence GTGCATTTTCAAGAGATCATCAGCACCCTCAACTGCTTCTGGGCTGAGCGGGGCTGCTTGATCCTGCAGCCCTACGACACCGAAAAGGGTGCCGGCACGATGAGCCCCCACACCGTGTTGCGCGCGATCGGGCCTGAGCCTTGGGCCGTGGCCTACCCCGAGCCCTGCCGGCGCCCTACCGATGGCCGCTACGGCGATAACCCCAACCGGGCTCAGCACTACTTCCAGTACCAGGTGCTGATCAAACCCAGCCCCGATGGCATCCAGGAGACCTATCTGGCCTCGCTGGAGGCACTGGGAATCAAAGCAGCCGAGCACGACATCCGCTTCGTGGAAGACAACTGGGAATCCCCCACCCTCGGAGCCTGGGGTGTGGGTTGGGAGGTGTGGCTCGACGGCATGGAGGTGACCCAGTTCACCTACTTCCAGCAATGTGGCGGCATCGATTGCCGGCCTGTGTCGATCGAGATCACCTACGGCCTTGAGCGACTGGCCACCTATCTGCAGGATGTGGAGAGCATTTGGGACCTCTCCTGGGATGGCAACCGCTCCTACGGCGACATTTGGTTGCCCTTTGAGAAAGGCCAGTGCACCTACAACTTCGAGGCCTCAAATCCCGAGCGGCTGAAGCAGCTATTTGCGATCTATGAGGCGGAAGCGGCTGATCTAGTGGCCAAGCAGCTACCCGCGCCGGCGCTCGACTTCGTGCTCAAGTGCAGCCACACCTTCAACTTGCTCGAAGCGCGCGGGGTGATCTCGGTGACCGAGCGCACCGCCACCATCGGCCGTATCCGTAACCTGGCGCGCCAAGTGGCTGAGGCCTGGCTGGCTGAGCGGGAGGCGCTGGGCTTCCCGCTGCTCAAGCAGCAGCCTGCTGCCGTGGAGGCCTGA
- a CDS encoding LysM domain-containing protein, translated as MAGPQTALRGVFPYGSAVIPKAMQRRRWSLALICAMALLSAGQGLAQTRTITVGEGDTLEQLALRHGVDLDTLIAINGISDPTLLQVGQVLNLPAAAPVASRSSSGAIAPPPPDGTGGEAAAALLLSPAERRDRAELELREQSGLARWKWFNRTAVDWSGWKLHPGGVRITLVKPSISDLGLRGSAATAVAVQCESLRQNWRIDGTWQGWDTPMPGSVGQRIVLDLCSNTLDGPAVPVPPPAPAR; from the coding sequence ATGGCTGGTCCGCAAACAGCACTCAGGGGAGTGTTCCCCTACGGTTCGGCCGTGATCCCGAAAGCCATGCAGCGGCGGCGTTGGTCTCTCGCTCTGATCTGCGCGATGGCGCTCCTAAGCGCCGGGCAAGGCCTGGCTCAGACGCGCACGATCACGGTGGGGGAGGGCGACACGCTCGAGCAGCTAGCACTGCGGCACGGCGTGGACTTGGACACGCTGATCGCGATTAACGGCATCAGCGATCCCACCCTGCTGCAGGTGGGCCAGGTGCTGAACTTGCCCGCTGCCGCGCCAGTGGCGAGCCGCAGCAGCAGCGGGGCGATCGCTCCACCACCCCCCGATGGCACGGGCGGCGAAGCTGCCGCAGCCCTCCTCCTCAGCCCCGCTGAGCGGCGTGACCGCGCTGAACTCGAGCTGCGTGAGCAATCGGGGCTAGCCCGCTGGAAGTGGTTCAACCGCACCGCCGTCGACTGGTCGGGCTGGAAACTCCATCCAGGCGGTGTGCGGATCACCTTGGTGAAACCGTCGATCAGCGACCTGGGTCTACGGGGCTCCGCCGCCACCGCCGTGGCGGTGCAATGCGAGAGCCTGCGCCAGAACTGGCGGATTGATGGCACCTGGCAAGGGTGGGACACCCCGATGCCCGGCAGTGTGGGGCAGCGGATCGTGCTGGATCTCTGCAGCAATACCCTCGATGGTCCGGCCGTGCCCGTGCCACCGCCGGCCCCGGCCCGCTAA
- a CDS encoding sugar transferase, with protein sequence MSSVSVPAESTASSLLAAQSLRGRVLKRGGDIVFSLLVLSLGAPVFLLLALLVKLSSRGSVFYCQRRIGRGYKGFGCLKFRTMRRDADRVLASMLDADPGLRAEFERDHKLKRDPRITPLGKFLRRSSLDELPQFINVLRGEMSVVGPRPIVWDELRRYGRSMDEVLSVRPGLTGLWQVSGRNNLTYRTRVRLDLTYVRHRSFWLDLGIVLRTIGVVLLPMDRGAY encoded by the coding sequence TTGTCTTCTGTCTCCGTCCCGGCTGAGTCCACAGCCAGCAGCCTGCTGGCGGCCCAGTCGCTGCGTGGGCGGGTGCTTAAGCGTGGTGGCGACATTGTCTTTTCGCTGCTGGTGCTGAGCCTTGGGGCGCCGGTCTTCCTGCTGTTGGCGCTTCTGGTGAAGCTCAGCTCCCGGGGCTCGGTGTTCTATTGCCAGCGGCGGATTGGCCGTGGCTACAAGGGTTTCGGTTGTCTCAAGTTCCGCACCATGCGGCGTGATGCCGATCGCGTGCTGGCTTCGATGCTGGATGCCGATCCTGGTTTGAGAGCTGAATTTGAACGGGATCACAAGCTCAAGCGCGATCCCCGCATCACGCCGCTGGGTAAGTTCCTGCGCCGCTCCAGCCTGGATGAACTGCCCCAGTTCATCAATGTGCTGCGCGGTGAAATGAGCGTGGTGGGCCCGCGGCCGATTGTGTGGGATGAGCTGAGGCGTTACGGCCGCAGCATGGATGAGGTGCTGTCAGTACGGCCGGGCTTGACAGGCCTCTGGCAAGTGTCGGGGCGCAACAATCTCACCTACCGCACCCGTGTACGGCTCGACCTCACCTACGTGCGTCACCGCAGCTTTTGGTTGGATCTGGGCATCGTGTTGCGCACGATCGGTGTTGTGCTGCTGCCGATGGACAGGGGTGCCTACTGA
- a CDS encoding response regulator transcription factor, producing MPFNPSDPSLVSHWIRFDEVISQWPVVVGTGDEIEAFLCAVLSRRAGVRAQLLGAGLSEREVLDLLALESSVCLLLLSDSIAEDRGLALLERCRELTVPPVVLYCIASAEGVDVDHLLALGVRVILSIHSIGKLNFRQAAEDLQRGCSYVDPAVARALAVAADAGVQLSVRERQVLSLVAKGFTNREIAEQLFIATSTARDYVSSLIGKLRAGNRVELAAKAVQLGYSQMPATR from the coding sequence TTGCCGTTCAACCCCTCCGATCCAAGCCTGGTCAGTCACTGGATTCGGTTTGACGAGGTGATCAGCCAGTGGCCCGTGGTGGTGGGAACCGGTGATGAGATCGAGGCTTTTCTCTGCGCAGTGCTCAGCCGCCGGGCTGGTGTTCGCGCGCAGCTGTTGGGTGCCGGCTTGAGCGAGCGAGAAGTGCTCGATCTGCTCGCTCTTGAGAGCAGTGTTTGCTTGCTGCTGCTCTCCGATTCGATTGCCGAGGATCGCGGCTTGGCCCTACTCGAGCGTTGCCGGGAGCTCACGGTGCCACCCGTCGTGCTCTATTGCATTGCATCGGCTGAGGGCGTTGATGTGGATCACCTGCTCGCTCTGGGGGTGCGGGTGATCCTGTCGATCCACAGCATTGGCAAGCTCAACTTCCGGCAGGCGGCTGAGGATCTCCAGCGCGGTTGCTCTTATGTGGATCCGGCCGTTGCGCGCGCTTTAGCGGTGGCCGCGGATGCGGGAGTGCAGCTCTCTGTGCGGGAGCGGCAGGTGCTTTCGCTGGTGGCCAAGGGTTTCACCAACCGCGAGATTGCTGAACAGCTGTTCATCGCCACCAGCACTGCCCGTGATTACGTCAGTTCCCTAATCGGCAAATTGCGTGCCGGCAATCGTGTGGAGTTGGCCGCGAAGGCTGTGCAGCTCGGATACAGCCAGATGCCAGCCACGCGTTAG
- the ilvC gene encoding ketol-acid reductoisomerase yields MAKLYYDTDADLSLLNGKTVAIIGYGSQGHAHALNLKDSGVNVVVGLYEGSRSAEKAKADGLEVLSVADASAKADWIMVLLPDETQKAVYDKEIAPHLSAGKVLSFAHGFNVRFELIKPPADVDVVMIAPKGPGHTVRWEYQNGMGVPALFAIHQDATGNARALAMAYAKGIGGTRAGILETNFKEETETDLFGEQAVLCGGLSELVKAGFETLVEAGYQPELAYFECLHEVKLIVDLMVKGGLTAMRDSISNTAEYGDYVSGPRLITADTKAEMKRILADIQDGTFARNFVAECEAGKPEMNKIRDRDSQHPIEQVGKGLRSMFSWLKAA; encoded by the coding sequence ATGGCCAAGCTCTATTACGACACCGACGCCGACCTCAGCCTGCTGAACGGCAAGACGGTGGCCATCATCGGCTACGGATCCCAGGGCCACGCCCACGCCCTCAACCTCAAGGACAGCGGCGTGAACGTGGTGGTGGGCCTCTACGAAGGCAGCCGCTCCGCTGAGAAAGCCAAAGCCGACGGCCTCGAAGTGCTCAGCGTGGCTGATGCCTCTGCCAAGGCCGACTGGATCATGGTGCTGCTGCCCGATGAAACCCAAAAGGCTGTCTACGACAAGGAAATTGCGCCTCACCTCAGCGCCGGCAAGGTGCTGAGCTTTGCCCACGGCTTCAACGTGCGCTTTGAGCTGATCAAGCCCCCCGCCGACGTGGATGTGGTGATGATCGCTCCCAAGGGCCCGGGCCACACCGTGCGCTGGGAGTATCAGAACGGCATGGGCGTGCCCGCTCTGTTCGCCATCCATCAAGACGCCACCGGCAACGCCCGCGCCCTGGCCATGGCCTATGCCAAGGGCATCGGTGGCACCCGCGCCGGCATCCTGGAGACCAACTTCAAGGAAGAAACCGAAACCGACCTGTTCGGTGAGCAGGCCGTGCTCTGCGGCGGTCTCTCCGAGCTGGTGAAGGCTGGTTTCGAGACCCTGGTGGAAGCTGGTTATCAGCCCGAGCTGGCCTACTTCGAGTGCCTGCACGAGGTGAAGCTAATCGTGGATCTGATGGTGAAGGGCGGCCTCACCGCCATGCGCGATTCGATCTCCAACACCGCTGAGTACGGCGATTACGTGAGCGGCCCCCGCCTGATCACCGCCGACACCAAGGCCGAGATGAAGCGCATCCTGGCCGACATCCAGGACGGCACCTTCGCCCGCAACTTCGTGGCCGAATGCGAAGCCGGCAAGCCGGAAATGAACAAGATCCGCGATCGCGACAGCCAGCACCCGATCGAGCAAGTGGGCAAGGGCCTGCGCTCGATGTTCTCCTGGCTGAAGGCCGCCTGA